The following are encoded in a window of Fluviibacter phosphoraccumulans genomic DNA:
- a CDS encoding FKBP-type peptidyl-prolyl cis-trans isomerase, translating to MTGLIHRNTVVTLDYSVTDSDGQVVDDGRNPIRYLHGGYGDIFDRIEETLEGKHVGESVTVKLQPEEAYGDYDTELVQIEELSRFPKETKIGMQFEGAPEGSDEDDIVIYRVTDVADGKVVLDGNHPLAGMSLVFTCTVRDVRPATAEELEDECVGEDDDNGEAPQVVIH from the coding sequence ATGACTGGACTCATACACCGCAACACGGTTGTGACTTTGGATTACAGCGTCACGGACTCTGATGGTCAGGTGGTTGACGATGGCCGCAATCCGATTCGTTATCTGCATGGCGGTTACGGCGATATTTTTGACCGTATCGAAGAAACCCTGGAAGGTAAGCACGTGGGTGAATCGGTTACGGTAAAGCTGCAACCTGAAGAGGCTTATGGCGATTACGACACTGAGCTGGTTCAGATTGAAGAGCTGTCGCGTTTTCCCAAAGAAACTAAAATTGGTATGCAGTTCGAAGGCGCGCCCGAAGGTTCTGATGAAGACGATATCGTGATCTACCGGGTGACTGATGTCGCCGATGGTAAGGTCGTGCTGGATGGCAACCATCCTTTAGCCGGTATGTCGCTGGTGTTTACCTGTACGGTGCGTGATGTCCGCCCGGCGACGGCAGAAGAGCTTGAAGACGAATGCGTGGGTGAAGATGACGACAACGGCGAAGCGCCGCAGGTCGTCATTCACTAA
- the ftsB gene encoding cell division protein FtsB, with product MRPSTAILLGLAVVIQYPLWLGKGGWLKVWESDRQLRQQREVNRQLELRNAGLEAETRNLKSGLEAVEERSRFELGMVKSDEVFFQLPQRKQATVTEVPSAAPAPIKEN from the coding sequence ATGCGTCCTTCAACCGCAATCTTGCTTGGTCTGGCTGTGGTCATTCAGTACCCGCTATGGCTGGGCAAGGGCGGTTGGTTGAAGGTTTGGGAAAGTGACCGTCAGCTGCGCCAGCAGCGTGAGGTGAATCGTCAATTAGAACTGCGCAATGCAGGTCTGGAAGCGGAAACGCGCAATCTTAAATCCGGGCTGGAAGCCGTTGAAGAGCGCTCTCGTTTTGAGCTGGGTATGGTTAAGTCTGACGAAGTCTTTTTCCAGTTGCCGCAGCGTAAACAAGCGACAGTGACAGAAGTGCCATCAGCGGCGCCTGCCCCTATCAAGGAAAATTAA